A window of Sutcliffiella cohnii contains these coding sequences:
- a CDS encoding sugar ABC transporter substrate-binding protein, giving the protein MKKFLAMMMVAILTLGVLAACGPQRDTNEGTNNGGEGTTTEGTDKPESLAIWVNDQDEQSAALEQILKAYEEETGIEVKMTKMSMLDQLDALELDAAAGRGPDVFYQPHDRLGDMAIKGIAAPVDLGDDANLYSETAINALTFDGEVYGVPQVIETYGIFYNKDLVSEEEIKTIEGLMEVAEAQTDAANNKFGFVMNATDFYFTYPFLSGYGGYVFEITEDGFNSANIGLDNEGAVKGGELIQTWYANDYMNRSITDDFMNDQFQNGNIAAVLTGPWRIAQYKEALGDKLGSTTLPELDGTVAPSFVGVKAWFVNAYSKNQEWAVDLMKFITKHENAMKYYEMAGEMPALQTALESDEIVNDEIMAAFAEQTQYGQPMPNIPQMSQVWEPVANALGFIADGDDPQEVLEEAVQQIKDRIQASGGGN; this is encoded by the coding sequence ATGAAAAAGTTTTTAGCGATGATGATGGTTGCTATTCTTACATTAGGTGTTCTTGCAGCTTGTGGACCACAACGTGACACAAACGAAGGAACGAATAATGGTGGAGAAGGCACGACTACAGAGGGTACAGACAAGCCCGAATCACTAGCTATCTGGGTTAACGACCAAGATGAGCAAAGTGCAGCATTAGAGCAAATTTTAAAAGCTTATGAAGAAGAAACAGGTATTGAAGTTAAAATGACTAAAATGTCTATGCTTGATCAGTTAGATGCTCTTGAGTTAGATGCAGCTGCTGGAAGAGGTCCAGACGTATTTTACCAACCTCATGACCGTTTAGGTGATATGGCTATTAAAGGTATCGCAGCTCCAGTAGACTTAGGTGACGATGCTAACCTTTATAGCGAAACAGCTATCAATGCTTTAACATTTGATGGAGAAGTTTATGGAGTACCACAAGTTATTGAAACTTACGGTATTTTCTACAACAAAGATTTAGTTTCTGAAGAAGAAATTAAAACAATTGAAGGATTAATGGAAGTTGCAGAAGCTCAAACAGATGCAGCTAATAACAAATTTGGTTTCGTAATGAACGCTACAGATTTCTATTTCACATACCCATTCCTTTCTGGATACGGTGGTTATGTATTTGAAATTACAGAAGATGGTTTTAATTCAGCTAACATCGGTTTAGATAATGAAGGTGCTGTTAAAGGTGGAGAACTTATCCAAACTTGGTATGCGAACGACTATATGAACCGTTCTATTACGGATGACTTCATGAATGACCAATTCCAAAATGGTAATATCGCTGCTGTTTTAACAGGTCCATGGAGAATAGCACAGTACAAAGAGGCGCTTGGAGATAAATTAGGTTCCACTACTCTTCCAGAATTAGATGGAACAGTTGCTCCTTCTTTCGTAGGTGTTAAAGCTTGGTTTGTAAACGCTTATTCTAAAAACCAAGAATGGGCTGTAGACTTAATGAAATTTATTACGAAGCATGAAAATGCAATGAAATATTATGAAATGGCTGGAGAAATGCCTGCATTACAAACAGCATTAGAGAGTGATGAAATCGTAAACGACGAAATTATGGCTGCTTTTGCTGAACAAACACAATACGGCCAGCCTATGCCTAACATCCCACAAATGTCTCAAGTTTGGGAGCCAGTGGCAAACGCATTAGGTTTCATTGCTGATGGTGACGATCCACAAGAAGTGCTTGAAGAAGCAGTACAACAAATTAAAGATCGTATCCAAGCTAGTGGTGGAGGCAACTAA
- a CDS encoding sugar ABC transporter permease, whose protein sequence is MSRKLKSRIEVSLIYLFIGFMAIIIAYPLLWTIGISLNPGTSLYSASIIPENWSLEHYKWLFTDPNSDYLTWYKNSVIVAVANAFFSVVITAFVAYAFSRYRFKGRTYGLYAFLLLQMFPALMAMVALYILLNMLGLLDTLTGLILIYVGGQIPFNAWLVKGYFDTIPKELDEAARMDGAGHFGVFFKIMLPLAKPILAVVALFNFMAPFTDFLLPRIILRNPENYTLALGLFNFIADQFANNFTRFAAGSILIAIPIALVFLFLQRYLISGLTAGGTKG, encoded by the coding sequence ATGAGCAGAAAATTAAAATCGCGGATTGAAGTGTCATTAATTTATCTATTCATCGGATTTATGGCCATAATTATTGCCTATCCTTTGCTCTGGACAATCGGAATTTCATTAAATCCAGGTACAAGTTTATATAGTGCTTCCATCATTCCTGAAAACTGGTCTCTAGAACATTATAAATGGTTGTTTACGGATCCAAACAGTGATTATTTAACTTGGTACAAAAATAGTGTCATTGTGGCCGTTGCAAATGCGTTTTTCTCTGTAGTAATAACAGCTTTTGTTGCATATGCATTTTCTCGCTATCGCTTCAAAGGTAGAACATATGGTTTGTATGCATTTTTACTACTTCAAATGTTCCCAGCTTTAATGGCGATGGTTGCGTTGTACATTTTATTAAACATGTTAGGGTTATTAGATACTTTAACAGGATTAATATTAATTTATGTAGGTGGACAAATTCCGTTTAACGCTTGGTTAGTGAAAGGGTATTTCGATACAATTCCGAAAGAACTGGATGAAGCAGCAAGAATGGATGGAGCAGGACATTTCGGAGTATTCTTTAAAATAATGTTACCACTAGCGAAACCGATTCTAGCAGTTGTAGCACTATTTAATTTCATGGCACCATTTACTGATTTCTTACTGCCACGAATTATTTTAAGAAATCCTGAAAATTACACTTTAGCATTAGGTTTATTCAACTTTATTGCTGACCAGTTTGCAAACAATTTTACAAGATTTGCTGCAGGTTCGATTTTAATTGCTATACCGATTGCGTTAGTATTCTTATTTTTACAACGTTACCTCATTTCAGGTTTAACGGCTGGTGGAACGAAAGGTTAA
- a CDS encoding carbohydrate ABC transporter permease has protein sequence MSGELSAKTSKHNPTLAMILSILFAGLGQIYNRRYLKGILFIVIQASFLITFFDFINIGFWGLITLGEIPMVDHSVFLLIQGLVSVIVVVIFGTLYIFNILDAKKNAQNIKQGIPNPTVKDALKKFYDNGFPYFMVIPGLLLLLFVVVLPLLFMVSLAFTDYNLYNSPPRNLLSWVGFQNFIDLVSLPLWKDTFFSVFAWTITWTLVATTLQVALGLFLALIVNDPRVKFKRTIRTILILPWAVPAFVTILIFSAMFNDRYGAINNEILSTFNIMIPWLTDPFWAKVALIMIQTWLGFPFVFALFTGVLQSISKDWYEAADVDGGTRFQKFRFITLPHVLYATAPLLIMQYAGNFNNFNIIYLFNQGGPAVRGQDAGGTDILISWVYKLTFESFNYNMAAAISIILGLIVAGFAFFQFRRTRSFKEEGNI, from the coding sequence ATGTCTGGCGAACTATCAGCAAAAACAAGTAAGCATAACCCAACGTTAGCCATGATCCTTTCTATTTTATTTGCAGGGTTAGGACAAATTTATAACCGCAGATATTTGAAAGGTATTCTTTTTATCGTTATACAGGCATCATTTTTAATTACATTCTTTGACTTTATCAACATTGGATTTTGGGGTTTAATTACGCTAGGTGAAATTCCAATGGTAGACCACTCCGTCTTTTTACTTATACAAGGGTTAGTATCCGTTATTGTTGTCGTTATTTTCGGTACTCTCTATATTTTTAATATTTTAGATGCAAAGAAAAATGCACAAAACATAAAACAAGGGATTCCGAATCCAACCGTTAAAGATGCGTTAAAAAAGTTTTATGACAATGGATTCCCATATTTCATGGTTATTCCTGGGCTACTACTATTATTATTTGTTGTAGTATTACCTTTATTGTTCATGGTTTCATTAGCATTTACAGATTACAACTTATACAATTCCCCACCAAGAAACTTATTAAGCTGGGTAGGGTTTCAAAATTTCATAGACCTGGTATCGTTACCACTTTGGAAAGATACGTTCTTTAGCGTATTTGCTTGGACGATTACTTGGACATTAGTTGCAACAACGTTACAAGTGGCCTTAGGGTTATTTTTAGCATTAATCGTAAATGACCCACGTGTGAAATTCAAACGTACAATTCGTACGATTTTAATTTTACCTTGGGCTGTACCAGCGTTCGTAACCATTTTAATCTTCTCAGCAATGTTTAACGATCGTTACGGAGCAATTAATAATGAGATTTTAAGTACATTTAATATTATGATTCCGTGGTTAACAGACCCATTTTGGGCAAAAGTAGCATTAATAATGATTCAAACTTGGTTAGGATTCCCGTTCGTTTTCGCTCTATTTACTGGGGTTCTACAAAGTATTTCGAAAGATTGGTACGAAGCTGCTGATGTGGATGGCGGAACACGTTTCCAAAAGTTCCGTTTCATTACGTTACCACACGTACTTTATGCAACAGCACCACTACTAATTATGCAATATGCTGGAAACTTTAATAACTTTAATATTATTTACTTATTCAACCAAGGTGGCCCAGCTGTTCGTGGTCAAGATGCCGGTGGTACGGACATTCTAATCTCTTGGGTATATAAACTTACGTTCGAGTCATTTAACTACAATATGGCAGCAGCAATCTCGATTATACTAGGACTTATTGTTGCAGGATTTGCTTTCTTCCAATTCCGTCGAACTCGTTCGTTTAAAGAGGAGGGCAATATCTAA